The proteins below come from a single Mucilaginibacter mali genomic window:
- a CDS encoding PepSY-associated TM helix domain-containing protein has product MEKTNNKLQRSFYKWHRILGLIALVPIMGWTLSGLSHPFMSNWFRPFIPQESYTLPTIAEMKPALSLTQVLDQNHINELRNFGLVRFKGQTYYQILQKDSVCNYYSATDGKLLPGADKSYAVYLARYFTQDSVSKIRSISLQTKFDAQYQPINRLLPVWKVSLDRPDGMDIYIETSQSRMGTFNNNTRKVMLGVFEQMHTWDFMADWFGDSFRLIFLNCVVGILFLSLISGVVIYGFFWKRFKEIAQKRKAKGTDYRRITHRYHRQLGLIMSFIMLLFFSSALFHLLVKLHNIQPAHTEYEQLINRSELKSDNLHLPIADTLATKQALVKMYDEDVYYQVTDYKKNIHYYSTVDGAESPYGDINFAEYLAYFYRHKPGDREEKINMKAEPVRQFTNEYGFINKRLPVVKVSYPGNDNWYVETSTGKLATHVAGIDRAEGLSFIFLHKFFWMTWAGKDIRDVVSILCALSILIVALLGFAAFIKTK; this is encoded by the coding sequence ATGGAGAAGACAAATAACAAGCTGCAGCGCAGCTTCTATAAATGGCACCGGATATTGGGATTGATCGCCCTGGTGCCCATTATGGGTTGGACACTGAGCGGTCTCTCCCACCCATTCATGTCCAACTGGTTCAGGCCTTTTATCCCGCAGGAAAGCTACACGCTGCCGACAATAGCCGAAATGAAGCCGGCATTAAGTTTAACGCAAGTGCTGGATCAAAACCACATCAATGAACTGCGGAACTTTGGACTGGTACGCTTCAAGGGGCAAACCTATTATCAAATACTGCAAAAGGACAGTGTATGTAATTATTATTCAGCTACCGATGGCAAGCTATTGCCCGGTGCAGATAAGTCCTACGCAGTTTACCTTGCCCGGTACTTTACCCAGGATTCAGTATCGAAGATCAGGTCCATCAGCCTGCAAACCAAATTCGACGCGCAATATCAACCCATTAACCGCCTGCTGCCGGTATGGAAAGTCAGTTTAGATCGTCCTGACGGTATGGATATTTATATAGAAACCAGTCAAAGCCGTATGGGCACATTCAATAATAATACCCGTAAGGTAATGTTGGGCGTGTTTGAGCAAATGCACACCTGGGATTTTATGGCTGATTGGTTTGGCGATAGTTTCAGGTTAATATTTTTGAACTGTGTCGTCGGCATACTGTTTCTATCGCTAATAAGTGGCGTTGTGATTTACGGCTTCTTTTGGAAGCGGTTTAAGGAAATAGCGCAAAAGCGCAAGGCTAAGGGCACGGATTATAGACGAATTACCCATCGTTACCATCGGCAGTTGGGATTGATCATGTCGTTTATTATGCTGCTATTTTTTAGCAGCGCCCTGTTCCATTTACTGGTGAAGCTGCATAATATACAGCCCGCCCATACGGAATATGAGCAACTGATCAACCGGAGCGAATTAAAAAGTGATAACCTGCATCTGCCAATAGCCGATACACTGGCTACCAAACAGGCATTGGTGAAAATGTATGATGAAGATGTGTACTACCAGGTTACCGACTATAAAAAGAACATCCATTACTACAGCACTGTTGATGGCGCCGAATCACCGTATGGCGATATCAACTTCGCGGAATACCTGGCCTACTTCTACCGCCATAAACCCGGAGACCGGGAGGAGAAGATAAATATGAAGGCTGAACCGGTCAGGCAGTTCACCAACGAGTATGGCTTTATCAACAAGCGCCTGCCGGTAGTTAAAGTGAGTTATCCGGGTAACGATAACTGGTACGTGGAAACATCAACCGGTAAACTGGCCACTCATGTGGCCGGGATAGACCGCGCCGAGGGCCTGTCGTTCATCTTCCTGCACAAATTCTTCTGGATGACCTGGGCGGGTAAGGATATCCGCGATGTGGTGAGTATCTTGTGCGCCTTAAGTATTTTAATAGTAGCATTATTAGGCTTCGCGGCCTTTATCAAAACTAAGTAA
- a CDS encoding heavy metal-binding domain-containing protein, with amino-acid sequence MKKYIIIASCTLLTFVAACGNTYQQKTTPATKAKNAKQYTCTMHPEVLKNEPGLCPKCGMELVEKTNK; translated from the coding sequence ATGAAAAAATATATCATCATAGCTTCATGCACACTGCTTACATTTGTCGCGGCGTGCGGTAATACCTATCAGCAAAAAACAACACCGGCAACAAAGGCTAAAAACGCCAAACAATATACCTGTACCATGCACCCCGAAGTGTTGAAAAACGAACCGGGCCTGTGCCCAAAATGCGGGATGGAACTGGTAGAAAAAACGAACAAATAA